In a single window of the Rhineura floridana isolate rRhiFlo1 chromosome 3, rRhiFlo1.hap2, whole genome shotgun sequence genome:
- the LOC133379077 gene encoding vomeronasal type-2 receptor 26-like, protein MISLLLLLLFLQLTPHGVCGNQEEINKDPRLLPNISLGYNLYENYFDARMTSDAMLNLLAGGQSSLPNYSCGKRNSLLAVLEGTDPVISKEISAISGIYKIPQISFVAQVLEDKTQFSFVYRMVPKEEEQCLGIVKLLLHFRWTWIVLFIPDDDSGERFLHHFLREIRFLNTSMGGLHLDEKGKLPATYDIENWVMFPNESRVRVKVGNADHCTKCPEDQYPNKDQDQCIPKIITFLAYEEHLGILLPSFALFLSLITGCVLGIFIKFLETPIVKANNRDLSYILLVSLLLSFLSSFLFIGRPKKVTCLLRQMAFSIIFSVAVSSVLAKTITVVLAFLATKPGNKARRWLGKSLANSIVISCSSVQVVICTIWLGISPPFPDSDMHSLPGEIILQCNEGSVAMFYVSLSYMGFLAAICFMVAFMARKLPGAFNEAKLITFSMLVFCSVWVSFVPTYLSTKGKYMVAVQVFSILASSAGLLGCIFIPKCYIIVLRPDLNTKEHLTTKMKDVI, encoded by the exons ATGATCtccctgctgcttctgctgctattTCTGCAGCTGACGCCCCATGGAGTCTGTGGGAACCAGGAG GAGATCAACAAGGATCCCAGGCTCTTGCCTAACATCTCATTGGGATACAACCTCTATGAGAACTATTTCGATGCCAGGATGACTTCCGATGCCATGTTGAACCTGCTTGCAGGTGGGCAGAGCAGCCTTCCAAACTATAGTTGTGGAAAACGGAACAGCCTCTTGGCTGTTCTTGAAGGGACTGATCCTGTAATTTCAAAAGAGATTTCAGCCATCTCAGGCATCTACAAAATCCCACAG ATCAGTTTTGTTGCTCAGGTTCTTGAGGATAAAACCCAGTTCTCTTTTGTCTACCGGATGGTCCCCAAAGAGGAGGAACAGTGCCTGGGGATTGTCAAGCTGCTCctgcacttcagatggacctggatCGTCCTCTTTATTCCAGATGATGACAGTGGAGAAAGGTTT CTTCACCATTTCCTGAGAGAAATCCGGTTTCTGAACACTTCCATGGGTGGGCTGCATTTGGAtgagaaggggaagctgccagcCACCTACGATATCGAGAACTGGGTGATGTTTCCCAATGAGTCTCGGGTCAGAGTGAAAGTGGGGA ATGCAGATCATTGCACCAAATGTCCAGAAGATCAATATCCAAATAAGGACCAAGATCAGTGTATCCCAAAGATCATAACCTTCCTGGCTTATGAAGAACATTTGGGGATCCTCTTGCCTTCCTTTGCCCTATTCTTATCCTTAATTACAGGCTGTGTGttaggaatcttcattaaattCCTTGAAACTCCAATAGTGAAAGCCAACAACAGGGACCTCTCCTATATCCTTCTtgtctccctcctgctctcctttttgtcctccttcctgTTTATTGGCCGGCCAAAGAAAGTGACCTGCCTTCTACGACAAAtggccttcagcatcatcttctcagttgccgtgtcttctgtgttggcaaaaaccatcactgtggtgctaGCCTTCCTGGCTACAAAGCCAGGCAACAAAGCgaggagatggctggggaagagtctggccaactccattgtcatttcctgttccagtgtccaagttgtcatctgcaccatctggctgggcatctctcccccattcccagactcCGACATGCACTCCCTGCCTGGAGAGATCAtcctgcaatgcaatgaagggtctgtcGCCATGTTTTATGTTTCCCtcagctacatgggcttcctggctgccatctgcttcatggtggctttcatggccaggaagctgcctggggccttcaatgaagccaagctgatcaccttcagcatgctggtcttctgcagtgtttgggtgtcctttgtgcccacctacctgagcacgaaggggaaatacatggtagccgtgcaggtcttctccatcttggcttccagtgctgggctcctgggctgcatcttcatcccgaagtgctacattattgtacttaggcctgatctgaatacaaaggagcACTTGACCACAAAAATGAAGGATGtcatctga